Proteins from a genomic interval of Niabella soli DSM 19437:
- the gltB gene encoding glutamate synthase large subunit yields the protein MTERKGLYDPSFERDACGIGFVANIKGNKNHQTISDALTVLENMDHRGACGYEPNTGDGAGIMIQIPHELFYDECLQLGITLPAIEEYAVGMIFFPKDIKKREECRDIFTRAAEKMGMKVIRWRNVPVNPDGIGSSALAVEPDIEQVFLQRPDKIKTAEEFERKLFVLRKYATHMTTNTVKKDPIGFYINSLSCRTLIYKGQLTSLQVRPYYKDLTDNRTVSAFGLVHSRFATNTFPSWRLAQPFRFIAHNGEINTLQGNLNWLRAGEQGFESPLFTPEEMDMLVPIVSNDQSDSACLDNMIELLALTGRSLPHVMMMLIPEAWDGNEDMDPVKKAFYEFHACLMEPWDGPASISFTDGKIIGATLDRNGLRPSRYCVTNDGRVIMASETGALPVDQSIVIEKGRLQPGKMFVVDMEQGRIISDEELKRDICSQKPYGEWLNKYKIRLNELPVPRVMFTDLSEDQIFRYQKAFGYTSEDIENIIAPMALHGKEPIGAMGVDTPLAVLSDQPQHLSSYFKQLFAQVTNPPIDPIRERMVMSLATFVGNNGSLLIEDEMDCHVVALKQPVLNNFELETLRSIDTGTFQAKTLQCYFRADGKPGSLEKGLDRICAYAEDAVNDGFEVLVLQDRAIDSQHAPIPSLLAIAAVHHHLIRRGLRGKVGLVVEAGDVWEVHHFACLLGFGATAINPYMAFSTIHNLKEAGKIKADIPLETLYKNYIKAISDGLLKVFSKMGISTLQSYQGAQIFEIIGINNAVVSKYFTGTTSRIEGMGLDELAREALAKHNFGFSQKPIPVDQLPTGGFYQWKRKGEAHLFNPQTIHLLQYSTKMNDYNIFKKYTKLVNDQTTKAITLRGLLDFKRSRKPISIDEVEPAEKIYKRFATGAMSFGSISWEAHTTLAIAMNRLGGKSNTGEGGEDEARYTRLENGDSMRSAIKQVASARFGVTSLYLTEADELQIKMAQGAKPGEGGQLPGDKVDDWIGKTRHATPGVGLISPPPHHDIYSIEDLAQLIFDLKNANRHARINVKLVSKAGVGTIAAGVTKAKADVVLIAGHDGGTGASPISSIRHAGLPWELGVAEAQQTLVKNKLRSRVVLQTDGQMRTGRDIVVAAMLGAEEWGVATAALIVEGCIMMRKCHLNTCPVGVATQDPELRKRFTGNPDHVVNFFKFLTEDLREVMAELGYRTVEEMIGQSNDLKVREGIDHWKYKNLDLSPILYREKEEENVGLFNAEEQDHGLKSVLDWKFLEAAKPAIEKGAAVKASFDIVNTDRAAGTILSHEITKKYRSEGLPEDTVHIKLKGTAGQSFAAFCNKGITLELEGDANDYFGKGLSGAKLIIYPDKNAGFVAEENSIIGNVAFYGATSGQGFIRGKAGERFAVRNSGATVVTEGVGDHGCEYMTGGRAIILGDTGRNFAAGMSGGIAYVYDASQKFAGNCNKEMVELDPVVENDDILFLQEFISKHYQYTKSPVAKFILDDFDNQLKNFIKVFPAEYKKIMLAKAAAAQLA from the coding sequence ATGACAGAAAGAAAAGGATTATACGACCCTTCATTTGAACGTGATGCATGCGGCATTGGTTTTGTTGCCAATATTAAAGGTAATAAAAACCACCAGACCATTTCAGATGCGCTCACTGTTTTAGAGAATATGGACCACCGGGGTGCCTGCGGCTACGAGCCCAATACAGGTGATGGCGCGGGTATTATGATTCAGATACCCCATGAGCTTTTTTATGATGAGTGCCTGCAACTGGGCATTACGTTGCCTGCGATTGAAGAGTATGCGGTGGGCATGATCTTCTTTCCCAAGGATATTAAAAAACGGGAAGAGTGCCGCGATATCTTCACCCGCGCAGCGGAAAAAATGGGCATGAAAGTGATCCGCTGGAGGAATGTACCGGTAAACCCCGATGGGATCGGCTCTTCAGCGCTGGCGGTGGAACCCGATATTGAGCAGGTTTTTCTTCAAAGGCCCGATAAAATAAAAACAGCAGAGGAATTTGAACGCAAATTATTTGTATTGCGTAAATATGCCACGCATATGACGACCAATACGGTGAAAAAAGACCCGATTGGTTTTTATATCAATTCCCTTTCCTGCCGCACCCTTATATATAAAGGACAGTTGACCAGCTTGCAGGTACGCCCTTATTATAAGGACCTTACCGATAACAGAACCGTAAGTGCTTTCGGACTGGTGCATTCCCGTTTCGCTACCAATACTTTCCCATCCTGGAGATTGGCGCAGCCTTTCCGCTTTATCGCGCATAACGGTGAGATCAATACTTTACAGGGAAACCTGAACTGGCTGCGTGCCGGCGAACAGGGCTTTGAATCGCCTTTGTTCACACCAGAAGAAATGGATATGCTGGTTCCGATCGTAAGCAACGACCAGAGCGATTCTGCCTGTTTAGACAATATGATCGAATTGCTGGCGCTTACCGGCCGCTCCCTTCCACATGTAATGATGATGCTGATCCCCGAAGCTTGGGATGGCAATGAGGATATGGACCCGGTTAAAAAAGCATTCTATGAGTTTCATGCCTGTTTGATGGAACCCTGGGACGGCCCGGCTTCCATTTCGTTTACGGACGGAAAAATTATTGGCGCTACCCTCGATCGTAACGGTTTAAGGCCTTCGCGTTATTGCGTTACCAATGATGGTCGCGTAATTATGGCTTCTGAAACAGGCGCACTGCCGGTTGACCAAAGTATTGTTATTGAAAAAGGACGCCTGCAGCCAGGGAAAATGTTTGTAGTGGACATGGAACAGGGGCGCATCATTAGCGATGAAGAGCTGAAAAGAGATATCTGCTCACAAAAACCTTATGGCGAATGGCTGAACAAATATAAGATCCGCTTGAACGAACTGCCCGTGCCGCGGGTGATGTTCACTGACCTGAGTGAAGATCAGATCTTTCGCTATCAGAAAGCTTTTGGTTATACTTCTGAAGACATAGAGAACATCATTGCACCGATGGCCCTGCACGGGAAAGAACCGATCGGCGCCATGGGTGTTGATACGCCGCTGGCTGTTTTAAGCGATCAGCCGCAGCACCTGAGCTCTTATTTTAAACAATTATTTGCCCAGGTAACCAACCCGCCTATCGACCCTATCCGGGAACGTATGGTAATGTCCCTGGCAACATTTGTCGGGAATAACGGCAGCCTGTTGATCGAAGATGAAATGGATTGTCATGTGGTGGCGTTGAAGCAGCCCGTACTGAATAATTTTGAACTGGAAACACTCAGAAGCATTGATACCGGTACGTTCCAGGCCAAGACCCTGCAATGTTATTTCAGGGCGGATGGCAAACCCGGATCTTTGGAAAAAGGGCTGGACCGTATCTGCGCCTATGCCGAAGATGCGGTAAATGATGGATTTGAGGTATTGGTATTACAGGACCGGGCCATTGATAGCCAGCATGCCCCGATCCCTTCCCTGTTAGCGATAGCAGCGGTTCATCATCATTTAATACGAAGAGGACTGCGGGGTAAAGTGGGTTTGGTGGTAGAAGCCGGTGATGTTTGGGAAGTGCACCATTTTGCCTGCCTGTTAGGCTTCGGTGCTACTGCTATCAATCCCTATATGGCTTTCTCCACGATCCACAATCTGAAAGAAGCCGGAAAAATAAAGGCAGATATTCCATTAGAAACATTATATAAGAACTATATCAAGGCCATTAGTGACGGGCTCTTAAAGGTATTTTCAAAAATGGGCATCTCTACCCTGCAATCCTACCAGGGCGCGCAGATATTTGAGATCATCGGCATCAACAACGCGGTGGTATCTAAATATTTTACCGGGACCACTTCCCGTATTGAGGGTATGGGGCTGGATGAGCTGGCCCGTGAGGCGCTGGCAAAACACAATTTTGGTTTCAGCCAGAAGCCGATCCCCGTGGATCAGCTACCCACCGGCGGTTTTTACCAATGGAAGCGGAAAGGTGAGGCCCATCTCTTTAACCCGCAAACGATCCACCTGCTGCAGTACTCAACAAAGATGAACGATTACAACATCTTTAAAAAGTACACCAAGCTGGTGAACGATCAAACTACTAAAGCAATAACATTAAGGGGGCTGCTGGACTTTAAACGCAGCAGAAAACCTATTTCTATTGATGAAGTAGAACCTGCAGAAAAGATCTACAAACGTTTTGCCACCGGGGCCATGAGCTTTGGTTCTATCAGTTGGGAAGCGCACACCACGCTGGCTATTGCCATGAACCGCCTGGGCGGCAAAAGCAATACCGGTGAAGGTGGTGAAGATGAAGCACGTTATACCCGCCTGGAAAACGGCGACAGTATGCGCAGCGCCATCAAACAGGTGGCCAGCGCCCGCTTTGGTGTTACCAGTCTGTACCTGACCGAGGCCGATGAATTACAGATAAAAATGGCGCAGGGTGCAAAACCCGGCGAGGGCGGACAGTTGCCCGGCGATAAGGTAGACGACTGGATCGGTAAGACCCGTCATGCGACTCCCGGAGTTGGATTGATCTCTCCGCCACCGCATCACGATATTTATTCTATCGAAGACCTGGCCCAGTTAATATTCGATCTTAAAAATGCCAACCGCCATGCACGCATTAATGTAAAGCTGGTGAGCAAGGCAGGTGTAGGCACTATTGCGGCGGGTGTTACCAAAGCCAAGGCCGATGTGGTGTTGATCGCAGGTCATGATGGTGGCACAGGCGCCTCTCCTATCAGTTCGATTCGTCATGCAGGCCTTCCCTGGGAGTTAGGTGTTGCCGAGGCGCAACAAACCCTGGTAAAAAATAAATTGCGCAGCCGCGTGGTGTTGCAAACCGACGGACAAATGCGCACCGGCCGCGATATTGTTGTCGCCGCTATGCTGGGCGCAGAAGAATGGGGTGTGGCCACCGCAGCGTTGATTGTAGAAGGCTGTATTATGATGCGTAAATGTCATTTAAACACCTGCCCTGTGGGTGTGGCTACCCAGGATCCTGAACTGAGAAAAAGATTCACCGGTAACCCCGACCATGTCGTAAACTTCTTCAAATTCTTAACAGAAGATTTGCGGGAAGTAATGGCCGAACTGGGTTACAGAACCGTTGAGGAAATGATCGGACAGTCGAACGATTTAAAAGTACGGGAAGGTATCGATCACTGGAAATACAAGAACCTGGATCTGTCGCCGATCCTGTACCGCGAAAAAGAAGAAGAAAATGTAGGCTTGTTTAATGCAGAAGAACAGGATCATGGGTTGAAATCCGTGCTGGACTGGAAATTCCTGGAAGCAGCCAAACCGGCCATCGAAAAAGGCGCGGCAGTAAAAGCATCCTTCGATATTGTAAATACCGATCGCGCCGCAGGAACGATTCTTTCGCACGAGATCACCAAAAAATATCGTTCCGAAGGACTGCCGGAAGATACCGTTCATATCAAATTGAAAGGTACCGCCGGGCAAAGCTTTGCAGCATTCTGTAATAAAGGCATTACATTAGAATTGGAGGGCGATGCCAATGATTATTTCGGTAAAGGATTAAGTGGCGCGAAGCTGATCATCTACCCCGACAAAAATGCCGGATTTGTAGCGGAGGAAAACAGCATCATTGGCAATGTGGCCTTTTATGGAGCTACCAGCGGCCAGGGCTTTATCCGCGGAAAAGCGGGTGAGCGCTTTGCTGTCCGCAACTCCGGAGCAACAGTAGTTACGGAAGGCGTAGGCGACCACGGTTGCGAATACATGACCGGTGGACGCGCCATCATTCTTGGTGATACGGGAAGAAATTTTGCCGCCGGTATGAGCGGGGGTATCGCTTATGTATATGATGCCAGCCAGAAGTTTGCTGGCAATTGTAATAAGGAAATGGTGGAACTGGACCCGGTGGTTGAAAATGATGATATCCTGTTCCTGCAGGAATTCATATCCAAACATTATCAATACACCAAAAGTCCCGTAGCCAAATTCATCCTGGACGACTTTGATAACCAGCTAAAGAACTTTATAAAAGTGTTCCCTGCTGAATACAAAAAAATAATGCTGGCAAAAGCGGCAGCAGCACAATTAGCATAA
- a CDS encoding gluconokinase codes for MQGKTIIIMGVSGSGKSTIGQALADVRGYRFMDGDDLHPPANIKKMHAGIPLADEDRWGWLHNIASRASELNAHNITAVIACSALKESYRNVLRQGINDLLFFYLKGSFEQIHKFLESRSMHFMPIDLLKSQFDSLQEPAADERDCITIPVTSPEQELKEMQRSLDLSGF; via the coding sequence ATGCAGGGTAAGACCATCATTATAATGGGCGTTTCGGGTAGCGGTAAATCTACCATTGGGCAGGCGTTGGCCGATGTGCGCGGTTATAGGTTTATGGATGGGGATGATTTGCATCCGCCAGCAAATATAAAAAAAATGCATGCCGGTATCCCTTTAGCAGATGAAGATCGCTGGGGTTGGCTACATAATATTGCATCCAGGGCATCGGAACTAAACGCGCATAACATAACTGCAGTTATTGCCTGTTCTGCACTAAAAGAAAGTTACCGAAATGTATTGCGCCAGGGGATAAATGATCTTTTATTTTTTTATTTGAAAGGCTCTTTTGAACAGATACACAAATTTCTTGAGTCAAGAAGCATGCATTTTATGCCCATTGATTTATTGAAAAGCCAGTTTGATAGTCTGCAGGAGCCTGCGGCTGATGAGCGGGATTGTATTACCATTCCGGTTACTTCGCCTGAACAGGAATTAAAGGAAATGCAACGGAGTCTTGATCTCAGCGGTTTTTAA
- a CDS encoding M20/M25/M40 family metallo-hydrolase, which yields MKSGFVLLSILVFTGTIACAQTIIRKDPVIEKMVAAVSSDSLKGYVHSLIRFKTRHTLSVRNNSKEGIGAAQKWVLDQLQQFAKNSGGRLSAYLDTITYQPDGKRVNKSLTLGNVVAVLKGTAPKDKRIFMMTAHLDSRRTDVMDAVGVAPGANDDGSGVAAIMECARVMSREAFPATIIFVVTSGEEQGLLGATFMAGKVATQNWPLEALLNNDIIGSNNSNETNTINNTEVRVFSEGIPATLSAATAREIRSYGLENDGAARQLARYFKEVGERYVDNMTVKLIYRNDRFLRGGDHSPFVEKGYTAVRITEMNENFTHQHQDIRTQNGIQYGDLPEFMDFEYLRKNTALNLATLANLARAPAKPQQPGYIMKGLENSTTLQWDDPATGSSSGFYLLMRETSSPVWQKKFFTKNKSITVPYSKDNYFFAVQAVNTEGNESLPVVVKPASKK from the coding sequence ATGAAAAGCGGTTTTGTCCTCCTGTCAATCCTTGTTTTTACGGGTACTATTGCCTGCGCCCAAACGATCATCCGTAAAGACCCCGTCATTGAAAAGATGGTGGCCGCCGTTTCTTCGGACTCTTTAAAGGGCTATGTTCATTCGCTGATCAGATTTAAAACAAGGCATACCCTAAGTGTCCGGAACAATTCCAAAGAAGGCATCGGGGCAGCTCAAAAATGGGTGCTTGACCAATTGCAGCAGTTCGCAAAAAATTCCGGCGGGCGGTTATCAGCCTATCTGGATACCATCACGTACCAGCCGGACGGCAAACGGGTAAACAAGTCCCTTACCCTGGGCAATGTTGTAGCGGTATTAAAAGGAACTGCACCAAAAGATAAACGCATCTTTATGATGACCGCTCATTTAGACAGCCGCCGCACTGATGTGATGGACGCCGTGGGGGTTGCGCCCGGAGCAAACGATGATGGAAGTGGCGTGGCAGCCATTATGGAATGCGCCCGTGTCATGAGCCGGGAGGCTTTTCCTGCCACCATTATTTTTGTGGTTACTTCCGGCGAAGAGCAGGGACTGCTGGGCGCTACATTTATGGCCGGTAAAGTAGCAACGCAAAACTGGCCGTTGGAGGCGCTGCTGAACAATGATATTATTGGCAGCAATAACAGCAATGAAACCAATACTATCAACAATACTGAAGTGCGGGTTTTCAGCGAAGGCATTCCGGCAACCCTGTCGGCTGCAACTGCCAGGGAGATCAGATCCTACGGATTGGAAAATGACGGCGCCGCCCGGCAACTGGCACGATACTTTAAAGAAGTGGGCGAACGGTATGTTGATAATATGACCGTAAAATTAATTTACAGGAATGACCGGTTTTTGAGGGGCGGCGATCATAGTCCTTTTGTAGAGAAAGGATATACCGCGGTACGCATCACTGAAATGAATGAGAATTTCACACATCAGCACCAGGATATCCGTACCCAAAACGGGATCCAGTATGGTGATCTTCCTGAATTTATGGACTTTGAATACCTTAGAAAGAACACAGCCCTGAACCTGGCCACACTGGCCAATCTTGCCAGGGCCCCGGCAAAACCGCAACAACCCGGGTATATAATGAAAGGCCTGGAAAATTCCACTACCCTGCAATGGGATGATCCGGCGACGGGCAGCAGCTCCGGTTTTTATTTACTGATGCGCGAAACCAGCAGCCCGGTTTGGCAAAAGAAATTTTTCACCAAAAACAAATCGATTACCGTTCCTTACTCAAAAGACAATTATTTTTTTGCAGTGCAGGCAGTTAATACAGAGGGCAACGAAAGCCTGCCGGTTGTAGTAAAACCGGCATCAAAAAAATAA
- a CDS encoding family 78 glycoside hydrolase catalytic domain, whose amino-acid sequence MKIRTRFFYTIVLLCAFSLLQAQEIKLTKLTCEYAETPMGIDISRPRLGWQSISEGKNKTQSAYEIMASDRQGMIEKGRGTIWSTGKVQSDNSICIIFNGAALKSFTKYYWKVRVYDEKGKPSAWSSSWFETAMLAPADWQARWITDGKRIPERDEDFYKDDPMPVFRKQILVKKAIRSARLYIAGAGYFEAYLNGEKIGTDQLAPAWTNFDKRVLYRTYDITNQLRRGENTGALLLGNGWYNPLPLRFWGRYNLRDVLATGRPTVKAEYRITYTDGSTETVITDASWKWTSGPVVRNNVYLGETFDNNRGMTGASLPDVGNNAIVVTGPKGRLEADLQPPIRVKRVAKPIAVRAVGNGKYVADMGENFAGVAQIHVKAPKGSRITLRYGEDINKDGTVNGMTAVAGQIKHGNGGPGAPEIAFQEDHFIAAGSGIESWHPRFTFHVFRYVEITGWPGVPTTADIEGLQMNADVPVAGQFICSNPLLNKIQDNVLRTFKSNLFSVQSDCAGREKFGYGGDLFCTLESFSYNFGMHNFYRKSLQDFADDQRPLGGITETAPFVGLYDKGPGDQSGPLGWQLGYPYLIKKLYEFYGDKEVIERYYPSLTRQIRFLIDSAKDNLYYHDISDHESLDEKPEALTASLFYYHHMQLIKEFAGLLDKKEDAARYAALEEKIKAAIVKKFYKGNGVFDNNTESAQLFSLWYALPDEKEKRLTTQQLINAFSKKNNHVSTGIFSTKMLFDVLRNMDKNELAYTIANQQDFPGWGYMVEKGATTIWETWKYSDNTYSQNHPMFGSVTEWFYRSLLGINSTAPGFKAFRIQPQPVRSLQFAKGYYETPYGKIGSNWQWKNNLFTLTVTVPVNTTAVIWMPSDDAGILVNGKRGKDNPGTSRHYKKYTVGSGSYTFSSSLHK is encoded by the coding sequence GTGAAAATAAGGACGCGTTTTTTTTATACGATTGTTTTGCTGTGCGCTTTTTCATTGCTGCAGGCACAGGAAATTAAACTAACAAAACTTACCTGCGAGTATGCTGAAACCCCTATGGGTATTGATATTTCCCGGCCGAGGTTGGGCTGGCAATCAATATCAGAAGGTAAAAATAAAACACAGTCGGCCTATGAGATTATGGCGAGCGACCGGCAGGGGATGATTGAAAAAGGACGGGGAACGATATGGAGCACCGGCAAGGTGCAAAGTGATAACAGCATTTGTATAATATTTAATGGCGCCGCGCTAAAATCGTTTACAAAATATTACTGGAAGGTACGAGTGTATGATGAAAAAGGCAAACCTTCTGCCTGGAGCAGTTCCTGGTTTGAAACGGCTATGCTGGCTCCGGCAGACTGGCAGGCCCGCTGGATCACTGACGGGAAGCGGATCCCCGAGCGCGATGAAGATTTTTACAAGGACGACCCGATGCCGGTATTCAGGAAACAGATCCTTGTCAAAAAAGCAATCCGTTCTGCACGTTTATATATCGCCGGCGCGGGTTATTTTGAGGCCTATCTGAATGGGGAAAAAATCGGAACAGACCAATTGGCTCCTGCATGGACTAATTTTGACAAGCGGGTTTTGTACCGGACCTATGATATTACCAATCAGCTAAGACGCGGGGAAAATACCGGAGCTTTATTGCTGGGAAACGGCTGGTACAACCCCCTGCCCCTGCGCTTTTGGGGAAGATACAACCTGAGAGATGTGTTGGCGACCGGGCGCCCAACGGTAAAAGCAGAATACCGGATAACTTATACTGATGGCAGTACGGAAACGGTAATAACGGATGCGTCCTGGAAATGGACCTCAGGTCCCGTGGTGCGGAATAATGTTTACCTGGGCGAAACGTTTGATAATAACCGCGGGATGACCGGCGCCTCCTTACCCGATGTGGGTAATAATGCAATAGTGGTTACTGGCCCAAAAGGCAGATTGGAAGCGGATCTGCAACCTCCTATACGCGTGAAAAGGGTCGCCAAACCCATTGCGGTAAGAGCGGTTGGGAACGGTAAATATGTGGCCGATATGGGTGAAAATTTTGCCGGTGTTGCGCAAATACACGTGAAGGCTCCTAAGGGATCCAGGATAACCCTTCGTTACGGCGAGGATATTAATAAAGACGGGACCGTGAATGGAATGACGGCCGTAGCGGGTCAGATCAAACATGGCAATGGCGGACCCGGCGCGCCGGAGATTGCCTTCCAGGAAGATCATTTTATTGCGGCGGGCAGTGGTATTGAAAGCTGGCATCCGCGCTTTACCTTTCATGTGTTCCGTTATGTGGAAATAACCGGCTGGCCCGGGGTGCCAACAACTGCCGATATTGAGGGGCTGCAAATGAACGCAGACGTTCCGGTTGCCGGTCAGTTTATTTGTTCAAATCCGTTGCTGAACAAGATTCAGGATAATGTGTTGCGTACTTTCAAAAGCAACCTGTTCAGTGTGCAGTCCGATTGTGCTGGTCGTGAAAAATTTGGTTATGGCGGTGACCTTTTTTGTACGCTGGAATCCTTCAGCTATAATTTCGGTATGCATAATTTTTACCGGAAATCCTTGCAGGATTTTGCCGATGATCAGCGACCGTTGGGCGGTATTACAGAAACCGCGCCTTTTGTAGGATTATATGATAAAGGACCGGGGGATCAGTCTGGCCCGCTGGGCTGGCAATTGGGCTATCCCTATCTTATAAAAAAACTATATGAGTTTTATGGGGACAAGGAAGTTATTGAAAGATATTATCCCTCCCTTACCCGGCAGATCCGTTTTTTGATAGACAGCGCGAAAGATAATTTGTATTACCATGATATTAGCGATCATGAGTCGTTGGATGAAAAACCGGAAGCGTTAACGGCATCGCTGTTTTATTATCATCATATGCAACTGATAAAAGAATTTGCCGGATTGCTGGATAAAAAAGAAGATGCGGCCCGGTATGCGGCACTGGAAGAAAAAATAAAAGCAGCGATCGTAAAGAAATTTTATAAGGGTAATGGTGTGTTTGACAATAATACAGAATCGGCCCAGTTGTTTTCGCTATGGTATGCATTGCCGGATGAGAAAGAAAAGCGATTGACAACGCAACAATTGATAAATGCTTTTTCCAAAAAAAACAATCATGTATCCACCGGGATCTTTAGCACCAAAATGTTATTTGATGTGCTGCGTAATATGGATAAAAATGAACTGGCATATACTATCGCCAATCAGCAGGACTTCCCCGGCTGGGGTTATATGGTGGAAAAGGGCGCCACCACTATTTGGGAAACCTGGAAATATTCAGATAATACCTATTCCCAGAATCACCCGATGTTCGGGTCTGTAACGGAATGGTTTTATCGTTCGCTGTTAGGCATTAACAGCACGGCGCCAGGCTTCAAAGCTTTTAGGATCCAACCCCAGCCTGTCAGATCCCTTCAGTTTGCAAAAGGCTATTATGAAACACCCTATGGAAAAATAGGCAGTAACTGGCAATGGAAAAATAATTTGTTTACTCTAACAGTAACGGTGCCAGTGAATACAACCGCTGTAATATGGATGCCCTCAGACGATGCGGGCATTTTGGTAAATGGGAAACGGGGAAAAGATAATCCGGGAACCAGCAGACATTATAAGAAGTACACGGTGGGATCCGGTAGTTATACCTTCTCGAGTAGCCTACATAAATAA